The Anguilla anguilla isolate fAngAng1 chromosome 4, fAngAng1.pri, whole genome shotgun sequence genome has a window encoding:
- the anxa13 gene encoding annexin A13 isoform X1: MGNVQPTIVPYPDFDVVADIKAIRKACKGWGTDEQAIIDILANRSAAQRLEIKQAYFEKYDDVSMDPTLPVTMNKNKQELEEVLKKELSGNFEKAIIAMLDAPHVYAVKELRKAMKGAGTDEDVLVEILCTASNAEILMYKDTYFEVHERDLEADIEGDTSGDVKNLLMSLLQGVRDETYDVDEAQAEQDAAALFEAGEGRFGTDESTFTYILSRRNYLQLQATFKIYESLSGTEILDAIDSETSGTLKDCYKTLVRCAKSPQLFFARRLNAAMKGAGTDEDTLIRIIVCRSEIDLETIKDMYLEKYDESLKDALRSECGGDFKRLLLEILH, encoded by the exons ATGGGAAACGTTCAA cCAACAATTGTGCCTTACCCAGACTTTGATGTGGTGGCGGACATTAAAGCAATCCGCAAAGCGTGTAAAGGGTGGG GGACCGATGAACAAGCCATTATCGACATTTTAGCAAATCGCTCAGCAGCCCAACGCttggaaataaaacaagccTATTTCGAAAAGTACGATGATGTGAGTATG gatcCAACATTGCCTGTGACCATGAACAAGAATAAGCAG gagctggaggaggttCTGAAGAAAGAGCTGTCAGGGAACTTTGAGAAAGCCATCATCGCCATGCTGGATGCTCCACATGTCTACGCTGTGAAGGAACTGAGAAAGGCCATGAAGGGGGCCGGCACTGACGAGGATGTGCTGGTGGAGATACTGTGCACAGCCAGCAACGCG GAGATTCTGATGTATAAGGATACCTACTTCGAAG TGCATGAGCGAGATCTGGAGGCGGACATCGAGGGGGACACCAGCGGCGATGTGAAGAACCTGCTGATGTCCCTCCTGCAG GGTGTGAGAGATGAGACCTACGATGTAGATGAAGCCCAGGCAGAACAAGATGCCGCCGCTTTGTTTGAG GCTGGGGAGGGCCGCTTTGGGACAGATGAATCCACCTTCACCTACATCCTGTCACGCAGAAACTATCTGCAGCTTCAGGCCACCTTCAAGATCTATGAGTCG CTCTCTGGAACTGAGATCTTGGATGCCATCGACAGTGAGACTTCTGGAACACTGAAAGACTGCTACAAAACTCTTG TGAGGTGTGCCAAGAGCCCGCAGCTCTTTTTTGCCCGACGGCTGAACGCTGCCATGAAGGGAGCGGGCACAGATGAGGACACCCTCATCCGCATCATCGTGTGTCGCTCTGAG ATTGATCTGGAGACCATCAAGGACATGTACCTGGAGAAGTATGACGAGTCCCTGAAGGACGCCCTGAGGTCTGAGTGCGGTGGTGACTTCAAGCGGCTGCTGTTGGAGATCCTTCACTGA
- the anxa13 gene encoding annexin A13 isoform X3: MGNVQPTIVPYPDFDVVADIKAIRKACKGWGTDEQAIIDILANRSAAQRLEIKQAYFEKYDDVSMELEEVLKKELSGNFEKAIIAMLDAPHVYAVKELRKAMKGAGTDEDVLVEILCTASNAEILMYKDTYFEVHERDLEADIEGDTSGDVKNLLMSLLQGVRDETYDVDEAQAEQDAAALFEAGEGRFGTDESTFTYILSRRNYLQLQATFKIYESLSGTEILDAIDSETSGTLKDCYKTLVRCAKSPQLFFARRLNAAMKGAGTDEDTLIRIIVCRSEIDLETIKDMYLEKYDESLKDALRSECGGDFKRLLLEILH, encoded by the exons ATGGGAAACGTTCAA cCAACAATTGTGCCTTACCCAGACTTTGATGTGGTGGCGGACATTAAAGCAATCCGCAAAGCGTGTAAAGGGTGGG GGACCGATGAACAAGCCATTATCGACATTTTAGCAAATCGCTCAGCAGCCCAACGCttggaaataaaacaagccTATTTCGAAAAGTACGATGATGTGAGTATG gagctggaggaggttCTGAAGAAAGAGCTGTCAGGGAACTTTGAGAAAGCCATCATCGCCATGCTGGATGCTCCACATGTCTACGCTGTGAAGGAACTGAGAAAGGCCATGAAGGGGGCCGGCACTGACGAGGATGTGCTGGTGGAGATACTGTGCACAGCCAGCAACGCG GAGATTCTGATGTATAAGGATACCTACTTCGAAG TGCATGAGCGAGATCTGGAGGCGGACATCGAGGGGGACACCAGCGGCGATGTGAAGAACCTGCTGATGTCCCTCCTGCAG GGTGTGAGAGATGAGACCTACGATGTAGATGAAGCCCAGGCAGAACAAGATGCCGCCGCTTTGTTTGAG GCTGGGGAGGGCCGCTTTGGGACAGATGAATCCACCTTCACCTACATCCTGTCACGCAGAAACTATCTGCAGCTTCAGGCCACCTTCAAGATCTATGAGTCG CTCTCTGGAACTGAGATCTTGGATGCCATCGACAGTGAGACTTCTGGAACACTGAAAGACTGCTACAAAACTCTTG TGAGGTGTGCCAAGAGCCCGCAGCTCTTTTTTGCCCGACGGCTGAACGCTGCCATGAAGGGAGCGGGCACAGATGAGGACACCCTCATCCGCATCATCGTGTGTCGCTCTGAG ATTGATCTGGAGACCATCAAGGACATGTACCTGGAGAAGTATGACGAGTCCCTGAAGGACGCCCTGAGGTCTGAGTGCGGTGGTGACTTCAAGCGGCTGCTGTTGGAGATCCTTCACTGA
- the anxa13 gene encoding annexin A13 isoform X4 produces the protein MGNVQPTIVPYPDFDVVADIKAIRKACKGWGTDEQAIIDILANRSAAQRLEIKQAYFEKYDDELEEVLKKELSGNFEKAIIAMLDAPHVYAVKELRKAMKGAGTDEDVLVEILCTASNAEILMYKDTYFEVHERDLEADIEGDTSGDVKNLLMSLLQGVRDETYDVDEAQAEQDAAALFEAGEGRFGTDESTFTYILSRRNYLQLQATFKIYESLSGTEILDAIDSETSGTLKDCYKTLVRCAKSPQLFFARRLNAAMKGAGTDEDTLIRIIVCRSEIDLETIKDMYLEKYDESLKDALRSECGGDFKRLLLEILH, from the exons ATGGGAAACGTTCAA cCAACAATTGTGCCTTACCCAGACTTTGATGTGGTGGCGGACATTAAAGCAATCCGCAAAGCGTGTAAAGGGTGGG GGACCGATGAACAAGCCATTATCGACATTTTAGCAAATCGCTCAGCAGCCCAACGCttggaaataaaacaagccTATTTCGAAAAGTACGATGAT gagctggaggaggttCTGAAGAAAGAGCTGTCAGGGAACTTTGAGAAAGCCATCATCGCCATGCTGGATGCTCCACATGTCTACGCTGTGAAGGAACTGAGAAAGGCCATGAAGGGGGCCGGCACTGACGAGGATGTGCTGGTGGAGATACTGTGCACAGCCAGCAACGCG GAGATTCTGATGTATAAGGATACCTACTTCGAAG TGCATGAGCGAGATCTGGAGGCGGACATCGAGGGGGACACCAGCGGCGATGTGAAGAACCTGCTGATGTCCCTCCTGCAG GGTGTGAGAGATGAGACCTACGATGTAGATGAAGCCCAGGCAGAACAAGATGCCGCCGCTTTGTTTGAG GCTGGGGAGGGCCGCTTTGGGACAGATGAATCCACCTTCACCTACATCCTGTCACGCAGAAACTATCTGCAGCTTCAGGCCACCTTCAAGATCTATGAGTCG CTCTCTGGAACTGAGATCTTGGATGCCATCGACAGTGAGACTTCTGGAACACTGAAAGACTGCTACAAAACTCTTG TGAGGTGTGCCAAGAGCCCGCAGCTCTTTTTTGCCCGACGGCTGAACGCTGCCATGAAGGGAGCGGGCACAGATGAGGACACCCTCATCCGCATCATCGTGTGTCGCTCTGAG ATTGATCTGGAGACCATCAAGGACATGTACCTGGAGAAGTATGACGAGTCCCTGAAGGACGCCCTGAGGTCTGAGTGCGGTGGTGACTTCAAGCGGCTGCTGTTGGAGATCCTTCACTGA
- the anxa13 gene encoding annexin A13 isoform X2: protein MGNVQPTIVPYPDFDVVADIKAIRKACKGWGTDEQAIIDILANRSAAQRLEIKQAYFEKYDDDPTLPVTMNKNKQELEEVLKKELSGNFEKAIIAMLDAPHVYAVKELRKAMKGAGTDEDVLVEILCTASNAEILMYKDTYFEVHERDLEADIEGDTSGDVKNLLMSLLQGVRDETYDVDEAQAEQDAAALFEAGEGRFGTDESTFTYILSRRNYLQLQATFKIYESLSGTEILDAIDSETSGTLKDCYKTLVRCAKSPQLFFARRLNAAMKGAGTDEDTLIRIIVCRSEIDLETIKDMYLEKYDESLKDALRSECGGDFKRLLLEILH, encoded by the exons ATGGGAAACGTTCAA cCAACAATTGTGCCTTACCCAGACTTTGATGTGGTGGCGGACATTAAAGCAATCCGCAAAGCGTGTAAAGGGTGGG GGACCGATGAACAAGCCATTATCGACATTTTAGCAAATCGCTCAGCAGCCCAACGCttggaaataaaacaagccTATTTCGAAAAGTACGATGAT gatcCAACATTGCCTGTGACCATGAACAAGAATAAGCAG gagctggaggaggttCTGAAGAAAGAGCTGTCAGGGAACTTTGAGAAAGCCATCATCGCCATGCTGGATGCTCCACATGTCTACGCTGTGAAGGAACTGAGAAAGGCCATGAAGGGGGCCGGCACTGACGAGGATGTGCTGGTGGAGATACTGTGCACAGCCAGCAACGCG GAGATTCTGATGTATAAGGATACCTACTTCGAAG TGCATGAGCGAGATCTGGAGGCGGACATCGAGGGGGACACCAGCGGCGATGTGAAGAACCTGCTGATGTCCCTCCTGCAG GGTGTGAGAGATGAGACCTACGATGTAGATGAAGCCCAGGCAGAACAAGATGCCGCCGCTTTGTTTGAG GCTGGGGAGGGCCGCTTTGGGACAGATGAATCCACCTTCACCTACATCCTGTCACGCAGAAACTATCTGCAGCTTCAGGCCACCTTCAAGATCTATGAGTCG CTCTCTGGAACTGAGATCTTGGATGCCATCGACAGTGAGACTTCTGGAACACTGAAAGACTGCTACAAAACTCTTG TGAGGTGTGCCAAGAGCCCGCAGCTCTTTTTTGCCCGACGGCTGAACGCTGCCATGAAGGGAGCGGGCACAGATGAGGACACCCTCATCCGCATCATCGTGTGTCGCTCTGAG ATTGATCTGGAGACCATCAAGGACATGTACCTGGAGAAGTATGACGAGTCCCTGAAGGACGCCCTGAGGTCTGAGTGCGGTGGTGACTTCAAGCGGCTGCTGTTGGAGATCCTTCACTGA